The genomic window GCACACACCTGCAAAGCTCGAACCTTCAAGCTGAAATCATCCCTGAGAAGATACCTTCTCTTGAGCAAGTTGATAATCTTTGGGAAGTCAAGTTGATTTTCAGATGTTAGCATCAGTTGATAACCATACCGAAGGAGCAGCCCAAGACAAAACAGCGACCGACCTAACAGCTGTGTTTCAGAAAGGAAAAACTGTCAGCTAAATATAGCAAAGTACAAACTAGAGTAGAATATATATTACTTGATATCGTAAACACATGAAACTGGGAAGGGAGAGAAACAATGGTTTTCACCCAATACTAGAGTATAATGTAAATGAAGGGGAAAATAAAAACTACTTTGTGCCAtatatttggataagtttgcaGCTCACTCAATGAATcaaaaaatagtacaatacCTGACTATCTGAATTAATTCCAGAGAGATGCTTGTAGAAAACATTAACGAGGTATTCCAATAATCCTGGACCTCTACCTGCTGATTTGCTAAGGGCACAAAGGCACCTGTCCATTAAAATGAGCAAAGAGAAATAATAAACAAGAATGTTTCAAGGCAAGTCTGGCAAGATGATCAAAACAAAACAACGTGAGTTCAATGTTTGATGCTTCCCTTTCATAATTGCATGTAATAACTGATTGGCACTAGATAAGGCCCCCGACATATGAAGTAATGATTCATATAAGTTCTAATAACTACAATCAAATATTTACGAATTCTCAACATATAGACACGATAGAAAAATTGTCGTCGCTGTAAAAAATTTCTTTGAAACTCAACTGCCCTGTTACTTATTTTAGCTAAAATCCAAATATGATCCCAAGCAACTTCTTTTTGAAAATGGAAGATGTGGTTTTGCATTTTTGTTAGGATCGATTATTTGACTCAGATATCaaatatatggaagttgatAAGAGAAAATTGGCAGATGCGAAGACATATTCAAGAATGCTACGAAAGCTGCAATAAACAGCACCAAGAATCAGAAAACTTCAAACAGACAAATACCACCTATATCACATCAATTACATAGGAATTCATGAAATATGAATTCTCAATTAGAAATAAAGCACATAAGCAGAAATAATGCTCATCAAGAATACTGAGAGTGAAGGATAGGAATGCAATTACTTGATACAGGCATGTACAACTGTCAAAAAAGAATGGCGAACTATCATCTGCTTCAGGTCCTGCTCAAGTTCTACAACCACAATTTGTGGTGGCTTCCTTAGGAGTGGAAGAACAGCATCAATCACAAATATTATACTTTCAAGCAACTGGGCTGCTGATTTATTGTCAACCTGTGGACATAGACAATCAGGAGCGGATGTAAATGGTAGTGGTAAGGGAAATAATAAATGACAAACTATGGTTCATAACCAAAGCCACAAACAACCTTACGTTCACTTTTAAAAAGGGATCTCAGTTCTCAGATATGCCATTGCGCACATAACTAAATGAAAATGATTAAGAATAATTTGTTGTAATTTTGCTTGTGGCaggaaaaagaacatacaaaCTCACAATGCACAGAAGTTTTACTTGCTCACATCAACAAGAATATAGCTACttaagaaaaataatcaaagCCCTAGCTTTGCTGTTTTCAGTACAGTCCAGTACCTAATGCACCAGACATCAGGATTTTCCAATTTCCAACATAGAAGTATAGGTTCATGTCTACAGCACAACTAGCAGAAGCTAGGGCACAAGTGTGCAGCACTTCAGCCACAGGACACCAATGAACCATTGGCTGTTGTAAAGAAAGGATCTGCCGATGAATAACATTACCAGGTGAGGAGCTGAACTATAATCATCACCCACCAAGATGTCTTACTAAATGCAGTAACTTGGCTCGTGTTAGGGAGCTATGAAAATCTCTTGAATACAGAAATTCAGTGAACAATGAGGCTATGAGAGTAGGAACTGTAAATCATATAACCTCATGAACATGACATGCATAATCAATGTATAAAAGAAATGCCAGTTAAACATTAATCCAAATGCTAGCGAACCCAATGCTAGATAGAAGTTATTCTGATATGAGGTGATGGCAACTTAAAGCCCAACTGAAGGAAACCCATGGCTCACCTGAATCTTAAGGTATGGTTGTAGGGTCACAACAAACTGAGACGGATCAGTAACTGGAATGCAGAGGGTGGGATCAACAATACAAAATGCTTGCAAGGCAACAATATAAGGAAGTGCATGAACTTCCATCTCACTAGCAGCTCCCTCCTCAACCTTGACAACAAAGATGTGCACGAATCAATCTCGATCACACATATCTAGTTAGTGTCAAGACTCTGGTCAGAAAAATACCTGCAATATTCTTTCTAACAAGCGTTTACATATCAATTCACAACGCTTCCGAAGTGATGCCACAATGGATGAGTTAATGCCTGCGGCCTTAGTTGACTGAGGAAGGAAATCAAGAGTTAAGTTACGTTTTATAATGGTAATCAAGGGTTGGTGATTGGGCATCTTCCTCAACATGTCAACAATTTGCTCAGTCTTTTTTGCGATCTCCATTGGAACTGAACTTCCATCAGCAACCAAGTGCTTATGACTCCCAGTTGGTTCTTCGAACCATAGCTCATAAAATGTTTTGCAAACGAGATCCTAGAAAAGTAATGAAGATCTGTTTAAATTAACTAATATGATAATCAAAAGCAACATAAATCTTGCAGGTCCAAAGTGAACATTCTTTTGCAATATCATAAACCCCTATTCCTCGGCTTTACCCTTTACAATATCAACAAGAAAACCAGAATAAACAACTGATCAGACTAACAGTGTGCCTTCAAGATTGATGTTGTAAATCTTTTCATGTGCATGGGGATGATATAAATttggcaaaagaaaaaaaaggcaaaaataGATTTGTGTATGAAGAACATCCCCTTTCCTTTTGTGATAGAAAACTTTCCAATGAGGATGGtttttttatttggaaaaaATATGCAAGGGAGTTTCCCAATTAACATATAAATATTTAACTAACAACTATCTACATTTATATATGAGACCAAATATTAAGGCCCATGTGCACTTAAGAATAAACATAGTACAACATTATTGCAGTAAGAGACTAATTAAAAAACATATCAGATCTGCTATAATAATGTAATGTCATGAGCACAAGTCAATGGTTTTTCATATCGACTCACCTGTACACTGGACTCCTCATCATTAACACGAGAAATAATCTCCACAAAGGCATGAGTTGTGTCCGTGTTTGGATTCGAAGCACAAAGATCCCTTATAATTTTGATCGCACGTTTGCGAACGCTTACTCCTGTGTCCTTTATCCGCTCGGCAACTTTTTCGATATACTGTGATTGGAGGATGTATAGTAAATCACTAAATCATATCAACACCCATGAACATGTCATAAGGTAACTTCATATGTCTACTGACCTTCAGCCCCACATCAGGATGTGAAGCAATATGTCTTCCAACAAGCTCAAGGGCAGCTTCGCGAACAGAAATAGCCGAGTCACAAAACCTCCCTTCAACAGCAGATTGGACACGTTTGTCACCCAAGACCTCAGGATCAGCTTCAACTATACTGCTGACCTACATAGGAGTTAAGTGATAGAAACTGATGAATAGTGTCCAGATGAGAATGATGCACAACACATAGTTTCGTAGGTTAAACATCTACTCACTGCCCTTAAGGCCTTCGCTCTTATTACAGGAGAATTTTCTCTCAAGCTAGCCTGAAAAAACATTGGGTATTAACTCCAGAACATATagacaaataaaatatcaaGAAGCAACCACATACCAAAAGAAGGGAAACAATTTTATCAAAACCCCTAGAAAATGAGTTCTTCTGGCCAAGCGCCAAGCAAATTTTCTTAGCCCAGTCTCTGGATATTACCAAACCATTGCCTGAATCTCGCAAAATCTCCTTAGATTTTAATCTGGCAAGATAGTAGATTATCTTCTCCTGATAATGTGGGTCGTCTTTGTACCACATGCATAGATAGAACCTGCATACAAAATGGTCATCAAACTCCAAAAGACAAGGGCACAAACAAGAGTAAGATTCCACACAACATACCATCGAGTAAACAAGTTCCCATCACCTTGTGGACCAGCTTCCTGGAAATAACTCAGTAGTATTTGTTGAACAATATCAACTGCTGGCACCTTAGCAAGTGTAGCAGATTTCTTACTAACCGAGGCAGCAGCTCTTTTGCTGTTTTCTTTAATTTGTAACTGGTAGTACGACTGTAACACACTGAGCTGTTGTTTGCAAAAACACAAGGGGCAGACACTATCGCGCTGTAAGTTATCCTGACTACCAGCACCCATACAATCTGAATGGAAACATCTTCCACAAACATCACAGGCTATATTTATGCCTCTTCCACCAAGACAAACACAGCATTtatttttcaagatttttgaCCCATCACTGCCTGCATCAGTAAGCTCATGCAATATCCAAAGCTTCTCCGCACTACAGGTGACAGCATCACGCTTCAATCTTGACGCAATGCCACCGAGAAGATCAATAGCAAAGCACCGAGCAGTAATGTCCTTCGATTTCAGTCCAGCATTTTGAAGCAGCAACACACACAGAACCTGTCCATAAATCAAAAGTTATTTGAGGGCATTGCAAAATAATTAGCAAAGCTGTGGTCTCTGATTATAAAATGATGCATGAAGTCTCAAGAATTAGTGCTAACAGCGGCTCATGTCTACATTTAAGATCTCAAAAGTAACAGCACTGCTCAGCAAAGTTACCTCAAGAATAGAAGCGGCAGCTGGATACTCAGGCAAGTTTAATATTGTTAGCAAATCCTGAACAAGATTATCTATAATTCCTTTGGCTTCTGACATATCTTGAGATTTAGCAGCAGTAAAACGTTGAAGCACATTAGTCCAAAAAAGGCAACAAGCCTCCGTTGCTGCTTCATGGCATTTAATTGGATAACTAGCATCAACTGAGGCATCAATGATAGTGCTCCAATCTACTGTTCCCTTTAAGCTATCAGGAACAATTGCACTAAATTGAACCAGGTGAACTAACAGGGCTGTTATCATCTGGATTTGCTTTTGATCTTCATCTGCTAGATGGAAGGTTCTAACAGCATTTCTTGAAAACTGCAActtatgaagaagatgaagtgtTTCATCAACCAAGTAACTCCTGTGCTGTGTGTATGATGAAAAAACCTGTGTAAGGATTTGAATGGTAAGTGAGCAAATTCTTTAAAAACTGGATGTGCAGAAAATGATTGAGCAAAATAGGTAAAAAGCTACCGTGCAAATAACCCCAATCGCCTTCAATTGTAAAAGCTGCATATTGTCCGCCAAGAATGTAGTAAAGCAGGTTTTTGCTAACTGCAGAATACAACTATCTGATAAGCGCACCCTTGTGAGCAGTTCCTGAAGAAAGCCCAATATCAAGCATAGTTTCTGCACGGTAGAGTAAACAGAAGCAGAAACTCTGACATAGAAAATGAAAAATGAACTCTATCAGTGCCATattacctcattaaaaactAGAAAAGGATAATATTTGAAGTACAAATTGATCATATACCTGTTTGAAGAAGATTTTCTCATGCTTAGATTAGTGGAGGTGCGTCTCTTTTTGCTAACCGGTCCATTTTCCAtgtcctcttcatcatcatctcctaGATCGACCAAAAGAGAGATACAAATGCAAAACTGTGTGATGTATAATTCAATCACAACAGGCAAGTTTAGTAATTACTGGTGGTCACCCTAGAGCACTAAATTATTGCACAGGTTGGGCATAATGAAAATAAGCCATAATAGACAATTGTCTGGAAATGCTACAGTACAAAAGACAAAAGGCACAAGGAGCACAGAATTGTATATAACCAACTTAGGAAGTGATGTGAGCCGTGAAAAGCCAAAGACAGAAATTTCAGCATGTAGAATTATGTACTTTGATATTACCGTCATTTGCAACATTTTCAGCTGGTTTGTAGAGAGCTCGGAAGGTTGGGTTACTTGCTGCCATACAATCCGTGATCTGATGCCTTGAGAAATCAAGAATTCGCTCAATAAGCTGTTTTTTGTAGGGGAAAGAGTCAGCTACTTTGACAATTTCAATCCATAACAATAACAAGATGGAAAAGGAACTCAGCATGTGCATACTTCTTCTCGATACAGTTGCTTTGGCATATCATGGTGGGTCATAATTGCTAAAGCCGCATGAATAGACTCCAAAGCAGAGGAAACCAACGGTTCAGCATCAGCGGCATCAGGCTGAAGGCACCCAAAACTTGTTAGATTATAATATGCAGCAACTTTACCCAACAATCTAAAGCAGAATAAAACAATAAGAAAACATAtgcaaattgaattaaaaatgcaaaaataatgATATGATAACTCACATTTTCCTTCACGTCTATTGACAAACCTTGAGAGCATTGCATCTGGCGGTCTATCACATGTAATAACCTTGTAATCGTATCCATAGGAACCTCGTGCAATACCCTTTTGGATCGAACAGATGTAATTTCATTCACAAGAACTTTAACATCATTAAGTGGGATTGACAACCAGTCACCACCATCTGCATCATCAGGAATTTCGGCTCTTCCACAGAaatcctccaccatctcacagaAGTTGGCAATGACTTCTGAAATACATAATTCCAACCAGGATCAGCTAATGTTTTAAAAACTAGAAAGGAAAGTTCATGGGGCAGAATAAACAGATCAGTAAGAATAAACCTTGACTAGTAGGAATTCGGGGGCCAGAACTTGAAGCAGAATTGTCAATTTCTTTCTTCCTAACTTTTGGCTTCTTTGAAGCAACTGAATCTGGGGTTAGTTCATTCTACAACAGAAAGCCTCTTAGCACAAGGAACTAAACATTAATAAGAAACGTATGGTATCTAACGTACACGAAGATGCTCTCTGTGTGATTCGATATCATCCAGAGGAAATACAGGTTCCTTCCATGCTTTATTCAGATTAGGTGCAAGATGCTCAAAATGCTTCTCCCGTTCTTGATTTTGATATTCCGGGCCTTCAAGTGGACCTGAAAAACTTGACCAACATaacaaaaaattacatatgaCGAGATAAGAAAGCTTAACAGAGTTACAAAATCGAAAGCATTTACCACTCGATAGAAATGCTTTGCTAACATTTACTAGAATTCTAGAAACTGTATTATTGAGTATTGACTCGTACTCTTCAAACATAAACAATACTCTATTGATAAAGTTATTAGAAAGTAGAACTAGCAGATCGATTATAAATTGGCGCATTTCAATGATGGTTTTGAGTTGACAGCTTGACATGATAAAAAAACAGAGAGCAAAAATAAAAGTAACGAGTAGCCAAAATGGAAAGGACTCAGAAATGCCTGCCTTAATAATTCAAGTCTGATAAGACGGAATTGAAAGAAGTTATCAATAGCAAGTATCCACACTTCCACCACTCTAATTCTTGTGTTCAGCTCATCAGAAAAATAGTTAACATATTATCGTTTGCAACAAAACTGGATATCTGAATATTAATTGGGCTATGAATttgctgcccccccccccccccccaaaaaaaaaaacataggcATCATCATGGATGAATGCTCAAATAAAAggcaagtaatgaaaacatcATGATTTTGATATTGCATAAACATTAATGTTTGCACCCACAACCTACAAGGCTACAACGAAATGGTATTAAACTTCCTACTACCACCAACTAAAGCTTATCATGTTCCAATAAACAGCACGCATGTGCTGCAAACAACCAAGGGTCAGTGTTACGGGGACACGAATGCAGGTGTCGGTGTCCAACTCGGGTGTGGATGCCAACTCGGCAAACTCTCGAAAGTAGGATTAAGGGATTCGGCtaatatatattatcttctaaatTTATAAAGTATAAAAATAGAAATTCAAGTTTGTTTCTACAAAGCTCCGTCACAAAATATATGCTACATAGCAAGCAGCTAGTATATGCAAGACCCTTCACAAAATAGAAACTCAAGCTTGTAGCTACATAGCAAGCAGCTAAGTATATGTTAGATCTGTCACATgtttaaaagaagaaaaaagaaaaggggggggggggggggagaaaggATGGTTTGGGCTTCTATTTCATGGCCCATCCAACATCCAACCCACTCACTCACCACCAGTCCACCGCATTTCTTTACCCTAAGTTTTCTCTGCTCCACTACTGCACTACACGCATGAAGCTGATGTCGTCTCTTCTTCCCCAATCCCCACCCTGTTTCTCTACCCACAACACAGCACCGCCACCGCCTTAAATTGCTCACCACCGGCCACCATCTTGCACGGCGTCTTTCTTCCAcaccgcctcctctcctcccccgccgccgctgcctcctctccTTCGACACAGCCTGAGGTGTCCGATCCTGGGTACAATAAAATTTACATCTGCAGGGGCAGTAACAGAAGGGAACGCAATTGTTTTAAAATAGGAATTATTAGACTAAGGGGGTTAAGTTACTCTAGTTTAACTGAAGGTTAGGTTGGCCCACTACTTTATTGTAGCTCGAGTTTGTCTCTCCATGCGCAATTTGTTGCCTATTTATGATCTGATAGATGAGACATTGACAAGGCATGTCAAATTGCTGATAACTGAAGTGAATGATTCAGGAATTGGAACAGGGACTAGCGAGCAGTGTTACCGGGACATGGGTGTGGGTGTCAATGTCTGACTCGGGTGTgagtgtccgattcggcaatcTCTAGAAAATATGATTCGAGGATTCGTCtaataaatattaatttttaaattttatagaatataGAATAGAAATTCAGAGTAAAAAATATACGTGCAGCCATTTATTATTGTGTCAAATTCTTTAGGCTGATCTATATGATCATATTTGACCAATCCACAACCACGTGTATCACAggtataaaagaaaaaaggaaaaaaaataaaaggggAAATAATAAAGAAAGGGATAGGCTATTGGTCTACCATTTGCTAGCCCAATCAGTCAGCCCACCAAAATGACCTACCCTAGCCCCCGACTCCATTTCTCAGTACACAACAAGCCGCCGCTGCTATTTTTCCCTCTCATTGCTTTTCTCTTCTCTGGTTCTCTCACATCGCAGAGCTATCGCCGGGGAGCCTCATCATGTGTGCCTCCGACTCGTGAAGCTCAGATCTGGATCGAGCAGATCTCCATGCGGCCGCATCCCCTGCCCTCCTCCATCTCCCCGCTCCTCCCCGTCCTCTGCTCTCGCCTCTCAGCCTCGGCACTGCCAGCAGCGATGCTCGCCCTGCATAGTCATGGACTTGCACGGCATGGGATACGACCACAGGTGTTCGATGCGTGTCACACCATGTCCAACGTGAGTCGGCACGCGGATACGCGTGGACGCACCAAAAAGATTTCAGGTGTGTGTGTCCTGTAACACTGCTAGCGAGATCAAAAGAGACTTCCAGATGTTCTAGTTCTTATCAAACCATCATAGGGTGGAGCACATCCAAAGGAAATAGCATCCGATTAGGCTGCAACAGAAGTACAACCATACAAGCATCCCCAGATTTGTCAAACAACAAGCATGTTGAGATAGATCAAAAGAACTGTGAAAAGAAGAGCAGCACAGTAGTCGGATGACGGGAGCATAAGGTTTGTGCAGAAATTCTGACAGAAGCAAGAATGTATGAGCAGAATTAAGGTTGGGAAAGCCTTTGCAACATGATAATTAGGGAAAAATTGACTTTCCACTTATGCTAGCTTACTCAGCCTACTGAGCCACTGTACAAGCCATCAAATGGGATGTTGACATCAACCACCATTTGAACGAgttctaaaaaataaatatttcatTGTTCTATATAGCAGTAAGGCATAAATTAGCGTCTGCCCCACCATAGAGTGTGTATTTTCGGTATGTGGCCTTCTAGTGGTACAGCATTAATGCTAAATATAGATGACATAAGCATCGAGCATGTGCATGGAACGAACGAAAATAAGGTTTTATGCACTAAAATTTACCAACAGATGCACCAAATAGCAAAAGGGAACTGTGCAACATTTGATAAGTACCATTTGGGAACATGAAACCACTGCATTCTGAACTAGTCCAGGACATGAGAGGATGTACGTGGTTGAGTGCGATAGTGAGGTGGTGGTCCTGGTGGACATACTGCTAAAACTTAGCTGGGATTCGAGCAGCTTGATTTACAACACTGAACCTACTTATATTAGATAAGCCATTGAACCCTGTTTCTCTGAATCCGCCAAGTAAGATGCCAGAGTCTAAGTTGGAATCGATACGTGTCATATCCAAGTAACCCGGATCATTCCTGAACTATTTATGGacacccatttagcatgtcgacaATGCAAACAAGGTTTGTTTTACCACTAAACGCGCAAGTGTTCACACAACAGTGCATGTGGGTTCACTGTTCAGCTGTACGTCATATTTATTGATAGGCCTGTCTTCCGTACCAGTCCATGGATAGAAGCATTTCGATGCTACTACACGGATAAACACAAACCAATATGCACAGAAGCAGCACATCCTGTAAGCGCCACCTCATCAACAGTCAAACAGCGTCGTGGAGCTTGACGCAAGTTCAAAAGCACAATTACATAGGGGCATTCAGTCCAAGCCTCCAAGGTGGGGAGTTGCCCGGACAGCCATCCTCGTGCACTTTGAGCCCAGACAGCCATACTCGTGCACTAGGACATATAAAACGGAGGGGTGTACACAAAACTGCTCCCCACGCCAAAATGAAAATGACACACCACACTCACTCAGTTCGACGGCCGAGCATAGGAATAGCAATTTTTTTCTATAGGGTCATGTGGAATAAAACTGTGCCAAAAGCACATTAACCTTTAACAGAGCAGCAAGTCAAACATGCATTATGGCATCGTCAAAACAGTGCTCAACAGTAGTACGATACAACAGCTTAAGAAACGTTCAAGGCCAAGGCAGGCGATGGCAAAGTACAGTTCATACAGGCATCCCAAAGTCGAAGCTGGTAAGCTATTAGTACATACAGCAGATGCTAGGAACTCCAAAGTCCAGACAGAATGCAATGTCCATTTCAATGCACGGAAAAGCAGCAAGCGTTTTGAGATGCTAGGTAGGCAGCCAGTAGGGCAAAACTAAGGAAGGCTCAATTTGCAGAGCGTTTACCTTGCGAAGGCGGCGGGGGAGCAGGTGCTTTGGCCTTGAAGGCGTCGGGGTTGTGCTTGAGCACCTCCCTCCAGAGCCAGGAGCACTGGCTGGGATCCACGTCGACGTTGTCCGCCTCCGTGAAGCCCCTGTAAAACCGCAGAAaccacacacacacaatatTAGACGAGACGAGAATCAGCGCGCGGGGGAGGAGCAGAGAAGTGAAGGGGAAGGGCAGGCTGATTCTGACAGGTGGGAGACGTCGGTGTCGGCGAGGATGCGGGCGATGTTGGCGGCCTGCATGATCATGTCGGGGCGGTCGGGCGCGGCGAGGGGCTCGTCGTCGCCGAGGCCGTCGAAGCCAAGCGCGGGCGGGAGGGTGGGGAGCGGCAGCGCGGGCGCGATCTCGGAGTGGACGGTGTTGGGCAGCCGGCACGCCCGCTCGAACCCGGCCCTgcctcctccggcggcggggTCCATGGGCTCCGGCGGCCGAAACCCTAGAtgcgggggaggggaggggggctCGAATTCGAACCAGAATTGCTCGCTGGCGTATTGAGAGGAGGGGAATGATTTGATTTTGATTCTGATTCTGATTTGGAAG from Phragmites australis chromosome 14, lpPhrAust1.1, whole genome shotgun sequence includes these protein-coding regions:
- the LOC133891526 gene encoding sister chromatid cohesion protein SCC2-like isoform X2, with amino-acid sequence MDPAAGGGRAGFERACRLPNTVHSEIAPALPLPTLPPALGFDGLGDDEPLAAPDRPDMIMQAANIARILADTDVSHLGFTEADNVDVDPSQCSWLWREVLKHNPDAFKAKAPAPPPPSQGPLEGPEYQNQEREKHFEHLAPNLNKAWKEPVFPLDDIESHREHLRNELTPDSVASKKPKVRKKEIDNSASSSGPRIPTSQVIANFCEMVEDFCGRAEIPDDADGGDWLSIPLNDVKVLVNEITSVRSKRVLHEVPMDTITRLLHVIDRQMQCSQGLSIDVKENPDAADAEPLVSSALESIHAALAIMTHHDMPKQLYREELIERILDFSRHQITDCMAASNPTFRALYKPAENVANDGDDDEEDMENGPVSKKRRTSTNLSMRKSSSNRVSASVYSTVQKLCLILGFLQELLTRVRLSDSCILQLAKTCFTTFLADNMQLLQLKAIGVICTVFSSYTQHRSYLVDETLHLLHKLQFSRNAVRTFHLADEDQKQIQMITALLVHLVQFSAIVPDSLKGTVDWSTIIDASVDASYPIKCHEAATEACCLFWTNVLQRFTAAKSQDMSEAKGIIDNLVQDLLTILNLPEYPAAASILEVLCVLLLQNAGLKSKDITARCFAIDLLGGIASRLKRDAVTCSAEKLWILHELTDAGSDGSKILKNKCCVCLGGRGINIACDVCGRCFHSDCMGAGSQDNLQRDSVCPLCFCKQQLSVLQSYYQLQIKENSKRAAASVSKKSATLAKVPAVDIVQQILLSYFQEAGPQGDGNLFTRWFYLCMWYKDDPHYQEKIIYYLARLKSKEILRDSGNGLVISRDWAKKICLALGQKNSFSRGFDKIVSLLLASLRENSPVIRAKALRAVSSIVEADPEVLGDKRVQSAVEGRFCDSAISVREAALELVGRHIASHPDVGLKYIEKVAERIKDTGVSVRKRAIKIIRDLCASNPNTDTTHAFVEIISRVNDEESSVQDLVCKTFYELWFEEPTGSHKHLVADGSSVPMEIAKKTEQIVDMLRKMPNHQPLITIIKRNLTLDFLPQSTKAAGINSSIVASLRKRCELICKRLLERILQVEEGAASEMEVHALPYIVALQAFCIVDPTLCIPVTDPSQFVVTLQPYLKIQVDNKSAAQLLESIIFVIDAVLPLLRKPPQIVVVELEQDLKQMIVRHSFLTVVHACIKCLCALSKSAGRGPGLLEYLVNVFYKHLSGINSDSQLLGRSLFCLGLLLRYGYQLMLTSENQLDFPKIINLLKRRYLLRDDFSLKVRALQTLGYILIAKPEFMLKKDILYLIEASLSSGVDHRLKIQGLQNLYEYLRDAETQLTAESTGKPPVHYATNGGSEVPVAAGAGDTNICGGIIQLYWSSILERCLDINDQVRQSALKIIEVVLRQGLVHPITCVPHLIALEMDPLEGNSKLAHHLLMNMNEKYPLFFESRLGDGLQMSFRFFESTVSNHKMASNMKSNPIAFVKPGISRIYRLIRANRNSRNKFVHSIVRKFEYDGRSRCTISFLVYCAEVLTSLPFTCPDEPLYLIYDINRVIHLRAGAVEANLKRWTSMDQHRDKVGMPTLSSDSHVVMHEPGGYSDHNVRDVSERMHNNPCSTLDVDIAKLQEDCHDAIALQLLLKLKRHLKIVYSLTDARCQAFSLKELPKSSETLSKQNVPFNIGNNNISLPSCLQDVVCVYQDFKTVLREDTMDFGVYTATVQRKRPTPRSSSRVRRTAPVTVTRVRGGGGGDDDDTDDDDWTGGPRVLDFSAQASNGGRVTRQRVQV
- the LOC133891526 gene encoding sister chromatid cohesion protein SCC2-like isoform X3, which encodes MDPAAGGGRAGFERACRLPNTVHSEIAPALPLPTLPPALGFDGLGDDEPLAAPDRPDMIMQAANIARILADTDVSHLGFTEADNVDVDPSQCSWLWREVLKHNPDAFKAKAPAPPPPSQGPLEGPEYQNQEREKHFEHLAPNLNKAWKEPVFPLDDIESHREHLRNELTPDSVASKKPKVRKKEIDNSASSSGPRIPTSQEVIANFCEMVEDFCGRAEIPDDADGGDWLSIPLNDVKVLVNEITSVRSKRVLHEVPMDTITRLLHVIDRQMQCSQGLSIDVKENPDAADAEPLVSSALESIHAALAIMTHHDMPKQLYREELIERILDFSRHQITDCMAASNPTFRALYKPAENVANDDDDEEDMENGPVSKKRRTSTNLSMRKSSSNRVSASVYSTVQKLCLILGFLQELLTRVRLSDSCILQLAKTCFTTFLADNMQLLQLKAIGVICTVFSSYTQHRSYLVDETLHLLHKLQFSRNAVRTFHLADEDQKQIQMITALLVHLVQFSAIVPDSLKGTVDWSTIIDASVDASYPIKCHEAATEACCLFWTNVLQRFTAAKSQDMSEAKGIIDNLVQDLLTILNLPEYPAAASILEVLCVLLLQNAGLKSKDITARCFAIDLLGGIASRLKRDAVTCSAEKLWILHELTDAGSDGSKILKNKCCVCLGGRGINIACDVCGRCFHSDCMGAGSQDNLQRDSVCPLCFCKQQLSVLQSYYQLQIKENSKRAAASVSKKSATLAKVPAVDIVQQILLSYFQEAGPQGDGNLFTRWFYLCMWYKDDPHYQEKIIYYLARLKSKEILRDSGNGLVISRDWAKKICLALGQKNSFSRGFDKIVSLLLASLRENSPVIRAKALRAVSSIVEADPEVLGDKRVQSAVEGRFCDSAISVREAALELVGRHIASHPDVGLKYIEKVAERIKDTGVSVRKRAIKIIRDLCASNPNTDTTHAFVEIISRVNDEESSVQDLVCKTFYELWFEEPTGSHKHLVADGSSVPMEIAKKTEQIVDMLRKMPNHQPLITIIKRNLTLDFLPQSTKAAGINSSIVASLRKRCELICKRLLERILQVEEGAASEMEVHALPYIVALQAFCIVDPTLCIPVTDPSQFVVTLQPYLKIQVDNKSAAQLLESIIFVIDAVLPLLRKPPQIVVVELEQDLKQMIVRHSFLTVVHACIKCLCALSKSAGRGPGLLEYLVNVFYKHLSGINSDSQLLGRSLFCLGLLLRYGYQLMLTSENQLDFPKIINLLKRRYLLRDDFSLKVRALQTLGYILIAKPEFMLKKDILYLIEASLSSGVDHRLKIQGLQNLYEYLRDAETQLTAESTGKPPVHYATNGGSEVPVAAGAGDTNICGGIIQLYWSSILERCLDINDQVRQSALKIIEVVLRQGLVHPITCVPHLIALEMDPLEGNSKLAHHLLMNMNEKYPLFFESRLGDGLQMSFRFFESTVSNHKMASNMKSNPIAFVKPGISRIYRLIRANRNSRNKFVHSIVRKFEYDGRSRCTISFLVYCAEVLTSLPFTCPDEPLYLIYDINRVIHLRAGAVEANLKRWTSMDQHRDKVGMPTLSSDSHVVMHEPGGYSDHNVRDVSERMHNNPCSTLDVDIAKLQEDCHDAIALQLLLKLKRHLKIVYSLTDARCQAFSLKELPKSSETLSKQNVPFNIGNNNISLPSCLQDVVCVYQDFKTVLREDTMDFGVYTATVQRKRPTPRSSSRVRRTAPVTVTRVRGGGGGDDDDTDDDDWTGGPRVLDFSAQASNGGRVTRQRVQV